A segment of the Actinomycetes bacterium genome:
CCCTGCCGCCACGCCGTGGGTGACCGCTGGCAGGTGGACGAGACCTATGTGAAGGTCGCAGGCCGCTGGCGGTACGTCTACCGCGCCATCGACCAGTTCGGGCAGGTCATCGACATCTTCGTCTCGCCGCGGCGCGACATGGGGCCGGCCCGCCGGTTCTTCGAGCAGGCCATCTGCACCAGCAGGGTCACGCCCTCGGAGGTCGTGACCGACTTGGCGCCAACGTATCCGGTGGTGTTGGCGGAGCTGCTGCCGGCTGCCTGGCATCGTACCGAGCGGTATGCCAACAACCGGGTCGAGGCGGATCATGGCAGATTGAAGGCGAGGCTTCGACCAATGCGTGGGCTCAAGAGGACCGCAGCGCCAGGGTCGTCATCAGCGGGCATGCTCTGGTCCAGAACGTTCGCCGAGGACACTACGAGCTCGCGGTCTGGGGTGCCGATGACCTGTCGAGTCGTGGTCACGTTCGACGAGCTCGCCTTGGCGATCTGACGCCAGACCGCTGCCGCGACGTCAGGATGCCGCCGACCGACCAGATGCAACCGCGCCCGCCGACCATTACAACCGCCACCGCCCGCACCGGGCCTTGGGGCCGACAGCGCCGCTGGAGCCCGACGAACCAGTTGTCCTGGCGCCGGCTGGGAGGGTCGTGCGACGAGACCGGCTCGGTGGGCTGATCCATGCATACGCGCAGGTCGCATGATGTGAACCGAATATCTGGCACCCACAGGTTCTGTCAGGTTGGTCGCGCGACGGTCAAGCCGAGCTGGTTGGCTGCCGCGGCCATCCGGTCGTCGTAGGTGACGATCCGGGCCAGGTCAGCGCCGAGCTGCCGCGCGGTCGCCAGGTGGATAGCGTCGAGGGACCTGAGCTCGACCGGCAGCATCCCGCCGGCGGCGTCCAGGACGCGATCGTTGATCCTGACAAGGTCGACGCGGGCGAGGACGTCATGGCCGCGTCGGA
Coding sequences within it:
- a CDS encoding type II toxin-antitoxin system VapC family toxin, whose amino-acid sequence is MSANKATYLDSSALVKLAVREPESAALRRYLRRRRPLIASALARTEVTRALLSLGPEAVRRGHDVLARVDLVRINDRVLDAAGGMLPVELRSLDAIHLATARQLGADLARIVTYDDRMAAAANQLGLTVARPT